A part of Leptospira wolffii serovar Khorat str. Khorat-H2 genomic DNA contains:
- a CDS encoding RNA polymerase sigma factor — translation MQNTELIPHLFRTEYRKIVSVLCKFFGSERIDVAEDIAGDTFLTAAETWGITGIPANPSAWLYSVAKNKAKNFLQRDSVFRNKVFPALKKEYTSVSEEEPDLSVENVFDSQLGMMFAICHPCISGEAQIGLSLRILCGFGIEEIAEAFLTNKETIHKRLVRAKEKLKSNRVPIEIPPLPEIQTRITAVLATIYLLFNEGYRSSSGSTILRKELCMEAIRLCEMLTQDENTNRPETNALLALMNFHASRLEARSDDKGETVLYEDQDPNLWNYKMIQKGEYFLSRSASGDRLTKYHLEAGIAYWHTQKSDTPEKWESILQLYNHLLQLEYSPVAALNRTYALSKANGKSEAIREAEKLDLRTNRFYFALLGELYTGIDNEKAKENYRIAYSLAKTEADKSSIRKKLDSI, via the coding sequence GTGCAGAATACGGAGTTAATCCCTCACTTATTTCGAACGGAATATCGTAAGATTGTTTCCGTACTCTGCAAATTCTTCGGATCCGAGCGAATCGATGTGGCGGAAGACATCGCAGGAGACACCTTTCTCACCGCTGCGGAGACCTGGGGGATTACCGGAATCCCCGCTAATCCTTCCGCCTGGCTTTATAGCGTAGCTAAAAACAAGGCGAAGAACTTCCTACAAAGAGATTCCGTATTTCGAAACAAAGTATTTCCCGCTTTAAAAAAAGAATATACTTCCGTCTCGGAAGAAGAACCGGATCTGTCTGTGGAGAACGTTTTCGATAGCCAACTCGGTATGATGTTCGCGATATGCCATCCTTGTATTTCAGGGGAGGCTCAAATCGGCCTTTCTTTACGAATTCTTTGCGGATTCGGCATAGAAGAAATTGCGGAAGCTTTTCTTACGAACAAGGAAACGATCCACAAAAGACTGGTAAGGGCCAAGGAAAAGCTGAAAAGCAATCGAGTCCCTATAGAAATCCCTCCTCTTCCGGAGATCCAAACACGTATCACCGCGGTTCTCGCAACGATCTATCTTTTATTCAACGAAGGATATCGATCTTCGAGCGGCAGTACGATTCTTCGCAAGGAACTGTGTATGGAAGCGATCCGTCTCTGCGAAATGCTCACGCAAGACGAGAATACGAACCGACCCGAAACGAATGCACTACTCGCACTCATGAATTTTCACGCCTCCCGATTGGAAGCAAGATCGGACGATAAGGGAGAAACTGTACTATATGAGGACCAGGATCCGAATTTATGGAATTATAAAATGATACAAAAAGGAGAATATTTTCTAAGTCGATCCGCCTCCGGGGATCGACTCACCAAGTATCATTTGGAGGCAGGCATCGCATACTGGCACACTCAAAAGTCGGACACTCCTGAAAAATGGGAGAGTATATTACAGTTATATAATCACCTTTTGCAATTGGAATATTCTCCCGTAGCGGCCCTGAATCGCACTTATGCGTTATCCAAGGCGAACGGGAAATCGGAAGCGATCCGAGAGGCCGAAAAACTGGATTTAAGGACTAATCGGTTTTATTTCGCCTTGCTCGGGGAACTATACACCGGGATCGATAACGA
- a CDS encoding DUF1761 domain-containing protein, whose amino-acid sequence MSTIGLTSKERLPFRIGPIAILSVGLLAFIASLLWYSPILFGGIWMEYRNPSANSSPLWMLVAPLRELIVSYLLAKLFRELRILEWKNAILLSFQLWLAFHAVGMAGAVIWDNMNWKLASVHAGDWLMKMILMSILLCYWNRKINEVSA is encoded by the coding sequence ATGAGTACCATCGGTCTCACCTCAAAAGAACGGCTTCCTTTTCGTATCGGTCCTATCGCCATCCTATCCGTAGGGCTTCTTGCGTTTATTGCCAGCTTGCTTTGGTACAGTCCGATCCTTTTCGGAGGAATATGGATGGAATACAGAAACCCGTCGGCGAATTCTTCTCCTCTTTGGATGCTTGTCGCTCCCTTACGGGAACTCATAGTCTCTTATCTACTCGCAAAATTATTCCGAGAGCTGAGAATATTGGAATGGAAGAACGCGATACTTCTCTCCTTTCAGTTATGGTTGGCGTTTCATGCTGTAGGCATGGCCGGTGCGGTGATTTGGGACAATATGAATTGGAAACTCGCCAGCGTTCATGCGGGAGATTGGTTGATGAAAATGATTCTAATGTCCATTCTACTTTGCTATTGGAATCGAAAAATAAACGAAGTATCTGCATGA
- a CDS encoding YciI family protein: MEEFVILMRLDLMNKEARPSPEQLQVYMKQYQDWVGSIAAQNKFKGGTGLSHEGKVIRNRLVTDGPYAETKESLAGYIIVKAKDWDEALSFAKECPILQGEGNSVELRMISGVHESEGKA; encoded by the coding sequence ATGGAAGAATTCGTGATTTTAATGCGCTTGGATTTGATGAATAAGGAGGCCCGACCTTCTCCCGAACAATTGCAAGTCTACATGAAGCAATATCAGGATTGGGTGGGAAGCATCGCCGCTCAGAATAAATTCAAGGGAGGGACAGGGCTCTCTCATGAAGGAAAAGTAATACGCAATCGATTGGTCACGGACGGACCTTATGCGGAAACCAAGGAATCTCTGGCAGGCTATATCATCGTAAAAGCCAAAGACTGGGACGAGGCCTTAAGCTTCGCAAAGGAATGTCCTATTCTTCAAGGAGAAGGAAATAGCGTGGAGCTACGAATGATCTCGGGAGTTCATGAAAGCGAGGGAAAAGCATGA
- a CDS encoding LIC12048 family lipoprotein has translation MLSRYRFVFRSYALLHLLFALGCSLWGDGDRLEDVNLEKAVWLRAEKVPLAVDNGGVPGITPSVPVNNLFKLTPGTKVNASALGGVIDPTGTTIANDFDGDGILNTDETTTNVWVADYPVIEAIVAPPITMKIEILKNSSNTSDEITSEINSSDFESTKTKGSESIHQNEVNLKTVQFQDSFASSNELSQSVSNSLSYGTATKIGPVQLGFNYASSSSNSWEAKNSLSTTTTKWADKPFKNNIDTQSNNLKSSSASTKAKKFRSEKSQKINETSKVDANAGYVRAALYIKNASVNMPVKLKNILCSLMFESGTGDLIPVQSFRLRNDDYSLFEVSVYGGSEFGPYVVELTGLNTVEIENAIAAGYNPKIFIVDYEMSHVPDSNYKSSLLNFSGDNLKIIEENSKGRTGLVRIYGPNIRQMYRVAAFDAPENSDVCARTANVLSPGITLRKVLERLQCNGLKVEFQDYVVNLAEIAPTLGEYKIHLKGIKTLGPVPTNIPCVDETHTGSDGQSRTACVQKPLSTWTDEEKKNAGVWAIYSNGKYYNLTEYFKDLDDSIRTFDPTNSQKVPMVKGVDSIIWAGDYYDIVYISYKDLLKKEEEQTFGTNPLETQREYTINTSWDLNSLGDYPYNPNVKSLFLGKVGFGEKVELNIKLDRTTYLTPNFGTPTVLNGFQYFANFSYNIIDSTKSFSIDQVVDLELSMGFGGDRSDWFHVVKDLDNNDDYKLKSCGRTLDFVSQTFSLCVELPTRHAYVDPEVSLISLYLRPSLSNAYRRTIWPLAYSDVRKMRGELQEALAIGDTVIHVANPSGLAEVNDKVYILGDPNQYTISAKSSPASDGSYSLTVSPAIKKVGKKTSEVFVKGSLTTSDVRLTVENNFLNDWNAQVNSVFLPTEWNLSQYLPFVLSSSVGCSGVDAFHPISCLGFKVNSDAINWSGAYNRGVALWNSWADASYFNNFLSNGLFGLTSSTGSSYKLEPSKSDFIVSANAGVTYALAPKIVSYGDTALVLHLRASSYTGWTDGNVYGRYYQLSTGVPLTNEFKINAVNSTGNNVSGVLNFNVSIKNNKAVVTWEIYPFETSDTEYRFAVLDLSTLSTTISGNFSGPAFNSEFSAIDIYVGDNTVLFAWNELITTGSSSGTNRTNRVTGVLYNINTGATIKSNFSILSSLVNTGTTVPTYNTAYRSWKENNKVTFVLQTDRNTPVDTYDLKMASVDLATGTVSNDSLFNLSSSGSLGTTGLSISTVGNYTLISWKLPTNEAKVVAIDTVNQVVNAVQSVDTNTTEVLTYASGTTGYVEYGKDNRIYLRSIHLQTGVFADAASLAIDSIITSATKVPKKLSLFGSTLVSIWEHTQNSKTSIRGRYVNVTGTPALRGPGEFFVSTTNLGNHTSPDITGSSQFGLAVWTATGDFLVPPSRIRAMPLDFSSPGGALQYGMNNFFIAPLIEREFTIWTKISN, from the coding sequence ATGCTCTCTCGCTACCGCTTTGTCTTCAGGTCTTATGCACTTTTGCATTTGCTTTTTGCTTTGGGATGTTCGCTTTGGGGAGATGGAGATCGCTTAGAGGATGTGAATCTCGAAAAAGCGGTTTGGCTGCGGGCGGAAAAAGTTCCTCTTGCTGTCGATAACGGAGGAGTGCCTGGGATAACTCCCTCAGTTCCTGTAAACAATCTGTTTAAGCTTACTCCGGGAACTAAAGTAAATGCTAGCGCGTTAGGCGGGGTGATCGATCCTACTGGAACCACGATTGCAAACGATTTTGACGGTGATGGAATTTTGAACACCGATGAGACAACTACAAATGTCTGGGTGGCGGATTATCCGGTTATTGAAGCGATCGTGGCTCCCCCAATAACGATGAAGATCGAAATTCTCAAAAATTCCTCCAACACCTCTGATGAGATAACGAGTGAAATTAACTCCAGTGATTTCGAGTCTACTAAGACTAAAGGCTCCGAGAGCATTCATCAGAATGAGGTAAATCTTAAGACGGTTCAGTTTCAGGATTCGTTTGCAAGTTCTAACGAATTATCTCAATCCGTAAGTAATAGTCTAAGTTATGGGACAGCTACGAAAATAGGGCCGGTTCAGTTAGGATTCAATTATGCATCCAGTAGTTCGAATAGTTGGGAGGCAAAAAATTCCTTATCCACCACGACTACAAAATGGGCAGATAAGCCTTTTAAGAATAATATTGATACACAGTCGAACAACTTAAAATCATCATCCGCTAGTACGAAGGCGAAGAAATTTCGTTCTGAAAAGTCTCAGAAGATCAACGAAACCTCCAAAGTGGATGCCAATGCAGGTTACGTAAGAGCCGCCTTATATATAAAGAACGCTTCCGTGAATATGCCTGTTAAGTTGAAGAATATTCTTTGTTCTTTGATGTTCGAGTCGGGTACAGGGGATCTGATCCCTGTACAAAGTTTCCGACTCCGAAATGATGACTATAGTCTTTTTGAAGTTAGTGTTTATGGCGGCTCTGAATTCGGTCCCTATGTGGTCGAACTTACCGGCTTGAATACGGTTGAGATCGAGAATGCTATTGCCGCTGGCTATAATCCGAAAATTTTTATCGTAGATTATGAGATGAGCCATGTTCCCGATTCGAATTATAAGTCTAGTCTTTTGAATTTCAGCGGAGACAACCTGAAAATCATAGAGGAAAATTCGAAAGGAAGGACGGGTTTGGTTAGGATTTACGGTCCTAATATTCGGCAAATGTATCGTGTGGCTGCGTTTGATGCGCCTGAAAATTCTGACGTTTGTGCAAGGACAGCGAATGTTCTTTCTCCTGGCATTACATTGAGAAAGGTTTTGGAAAGATTGCAGTGTAACGGTCTGAAAGTAGAATTTCAGGATTATGTTGTGAATCTGGCCGAGATCGCTCCTACATTAGGAGAATATAAAATACATTTGAAGGGAATTAAGACCCTCGGACCGGTTCCCACTAATATTCCTTGCGTGGACGAGACTCATACTGGATCCGACGGGCAGTCTAGAACCGCATGCGTTCAGAAGCCTCTTAGCACTTGGACAGACGAGGAAAAAAAGAACGCGGGAGTTTGGGCAATTTATTCCAACGGAAAATATTATAATCTTACGGAATATTTCAAAGATCTAGATGACTCGATTCGGACATTTGATCCAACAAATAGCCAAAAAGTTCCTATGGTGAAAGGGGTGGATTCGATCATCTGGGCGGGGGATTATTATGATATCGTTTATATCTCCTACAAGGATTTACTTAAAAAAGAGGAAGAGCAGACATTTGGTACGAATCCTTTAGAGACTCAGAGAGAATATACAATTAATACTTCCTGGGACTTAAATAGTCTGGGAGATTATCCTTATAACCCGAATGTAAAGTCTTTATTTCTGGGTAAGGTCGGTTTTGGAGAAAAAGTCGAGCTGAATATTAAGCTAGATAGGACTACCTATCTGACTCCGAATTTCGGAACGCCGACCGTCCTCAACGGGTTCCAATATTTTGCAAATTTCAGCTATAATATAATCGATAGCACTAAGAGCTTTTCTATTGATCAGGTGGTGGATTTGGAATTGAGTATGGGGTTTGGTGGAGATAGGTCCGACTGGTTCCATGTAGTTAAAGATTTGGATAATAATGATGACTACAAGCTGAAGAGTTGCGGCAGAACGCTGGATTTTGTTAGTCAAACTTTTTCTCTTTGCGTGGAGCTCCCTACGCGTCACGCATATGTGGATCCTGAAGTAAGTCTGATTAGTCTTTATTTGAGGCCTTCTTTAAGTAATGCCTATCGTAGGACGATCTGGCCTCTTGCATATTCGGATGTTCGTAAAATGCGAGGAGAATTGCAGGAAGCCTTGGCAATCGGAGATACGGTTATTCATGTCGCGAATCCGAGTGGACTTGCGGAAGTGAACGATAAGGTCTATATTTTAGGAGACCCGAACCAATACACGATCTCCGCGAAATCTTCTCCCGCTTCGGATGGTTCTTACTCCCTAACGGTGAGTCCGGCGATCAAGAAGGTGGGAAAGAAAACCTCGGAAGTTTTCGTTAAAGGTAGTTTGACGACATCGGACGTGAGATTGACGGTTGAAAATAATTTTCTCAACGACTGGAATGCCCAAGTGAACTCCGTCTTTTTGCCTACGGAATGGAACTTGAGCCAGTATCTTCCCTTTGTTCTAAGCTCTAGTGTTGGTTGTTCCGGCGTAGATGCATTCCATCCTATAAGCTGTCTGGGCTTTAAGGTGAATTCGGATGCGATCAATTGGTCCGGAGCGTATAACCGAGGCGTGGCTCTATGGAACTCTTGGGCCGATGCGAGCTATTTTAATAACTTTCTATCGAATGGCTTATTCGGATTAACCAGTAGTACGGGAAGTTCTTATAAATTGGAACCGTCTAAGTCCGATTTTATTGTAAGTGCAAATGCCGGAGTTACTTATGCATTGGCTCCGAAGATCGTATCTTACGGAGATACTGCTCTCGTTCTTCATCTTCGCGCTTCCTCGTATACGGGTTGGACGGATGGCAATGTATACGGGAGATATTATCAATTATCTACCGGGGTCCCACTGACGAACGAATTTAAAATTAACGCGGTCAATTCCACTGGGAATAACGTTTCTGGTGTTCTAAATTTCAATGTCAGTATCAAGAATAATAAGGCGGTGGTAACCTGGGAAATTTATCCTTTTGAAACTAGCGACACTGAATATCGTTTTGCCGTCCTTGATTTGTCGACTCTATCCACTACGATTTCAGGAAATTTTTCTGGACCAGCATTCAATTCTGAATTTTCTGCAATCGACATTTATGTTGGAGATAATACTGTATTATTTGCTTGGAATGAATTGATTACGACTGGGAGCAGTTCTGGTACGAACAGGACGAATCGGGTTACCGGTGTGTTGTATAATATTAATACAGGTGCTACCATTAAGTCGAACTTCTCCATTTTATCGAGTTTGGTGAATACGGGCACTACTGTTCCTACATATAATACGGCATACCGAAGCTGGAAGGAGAATAATAAAGTTACGTTTGTTTTGCAAACGGATCGGAATACTCCTGTAGACACCTACGATTTGAAAATGGCTTCGGTCGATTTGGCAACCGGCACCGTATCGAATGATAGTTTATTCAATCTTAGTTCGAGCGGTTCATTGGGAACGACGGGATTGAGTATTTCTACTGTAGGCAATTATACCTTGATTTCCTGGAAGTTGCCTACGAATGAAGCGAAGGTTGTGGCGATTGATACGGTTAACCAAGTGGTCAATGCCGTGCAAAGTGTGGATACGAACACGACTGAAGTTTTGACTTATGCTTCGGGAACAACCGGATATGTCGAATACGGAAAAGATAATCGTATTTATCTAAGGTCTATACATTTGCAAACCGGGGTTTTTGCGGATGCGGCAAGTTTGGCAATTGATAGTATCATTACTTCTGCCACTAAGGTTCCTAAAAAACTAAGTTTGTTCGGATCTACTCTGGTTTCTATCTGGGAACATACTCAAAATTCGAAGACTTCGATTCGCGGTAGATATGTGAACGTAACGGGAACCCCCGCGCTGAGGGGGCCCGGAGAATTCTTTGTCAGCACTACGAATCTGGGAAATCATACAAGTCCGGATATAACTGGATCGTCCCAATTTGGCCTGGCGGTCTGGACTGCGACCGGCGATTTCTTGGTCCCTCCGAGCAGGATTCGGGCTATGCCTTTGGATTTCTCCAGCCCTGGAGGAGCCCTCCAGTACGGGATGAACAATTTCTTCATCGCTCCTCTCATCGAAAGAGAGTTCACGATCTGGACTAAGATCTCGAACTAA
- a CDS encoding IS481 family transposase, giving the protein MTTNTNATVKATRRKLNLLELANELENVSKACKIMGYSRQQFYEIRRNFQTYGAEGLLDRIPGANGPHPNRVSEEIENEVLEYSLHHPTHGCLKVAQQLSLKGVKVSSGGVRGVWTRNKLVTKHQRLLRLEEHHKDKIIPLSENQIRLLEKFDPEYRERHIQADSTGELVSMDTFMVGSLKGVGRVYLQTVIDCHSRFAWGRLFNNKIPVTAVQTLNNDVLPFFEEHNIKVQTVLTDNGREYCGREDQHPFELFLQLEDIEHRTTKVRRPQSNGYVERLHRTLLDEHFRIAGRTKFYESIEEMQIDLHLFFEEYNYKRAHQGRNMNGRTPFQVFIEGIKTEESEVHQAEN; this is encoded by the coding sequence ATGACCACCAACACCAATGCAACAGTTAAGGCAACTAGACGAAAGCTAAATTTATTAGAGCTTGCAAATGAATTAGAAAATGTAAGCAAAGCCTGCAAGATCATGGGATATTCCCGTCAACAGTTCTACGAAATACGAAGGAACTTCCAAACCTATGGAGCTGAAGGTCTCTTAGATAGAATCCCGGGAGCCAATGGGCCTCACCCTAACCGAGTCAGTGAAGAAATCGAAAATGAAGTCTTAGAGTATTCTTTACATCATCCGACTCATGGATGCCTAAAGGTCGCTCAACAACTTAGTCTTAAAGGAGTTAAGGTAAGTTCGGGTGGTGTAAGAGGAGTTTGGACAAGAAATAAACTCGTAACTAAACACCAACGGCTTCTAAGACTCGAAGAGCATCATAAAGATAAGATCATACCTCTAAGCGAAAACCAGATACGCCTCCTTGAAAAATTCGATCCCGAATACAGAGAAAGGCACATACAAGCAGATTCTACAGGAGAATTGGTATCTATGGATACTTTCATGGTCGGGTCATTAAAAGGTGTAGGAAGAGTCTATCTACAAACCGTAATCGATTGTCATAGCCGATTTGCTTGGGGAAGGCTCTTTAATAACAAAATACCCGTCACTGCCGTACAGACTTTGAACAACGACGTTCTTCCTTTCTTTGAAGAACATAACATTAAAGTCCAAACCGTTCTAACCGATAATGGTCGTGAGTATTGTGGAAGAGAAGACCAACATCCTTTCGAATTATTTCTTCAGTTAGAAGACATCGAACATCGGACCACTAAAGTTCGCAGGCCTCAAAGCAACGGATACGTGGAACGTCTTCACAGAACTTTACTTGATGAGCACTTCAGGATCGCCGGTAGAACTAAATTTTATGAGTCGATCGAAGAGATGCAGATCGATCTGCATCTCTTCTTTGAAGAATACAATTACAAGAGGGCGCACCAAGGTAGAAACATGAACGGAAGAACTCCTTTTCAAGTCTTCATTGAGGGCATTAAGACAGAAGAATCGGAGGTCCACCAAGCAGAAAATTAG
- a CDS encoding sulfurtransferase: protein MKGFRLSKIGVGFLAAIFVLQCANAPEYITLSEKLTLPSPPVVVFGLESLTNVSNNDYNENTFGLITASTLEAWRSNWYANRPGGISGNLVVFQVTSGALSGAFLRPTTGVKVYGLPTSSSDYTFFGQTRFNGVIETETIVPEGANIDAFLKFFGVDPAVDLIVFAQDSPSDSNLMSTLRSWYTLYYWGVEKSHLAVLNGSISSKISASILTGGSIYTTPASAGAGKIGNLLRDQTIVQATLADVFNVVKNITVSTYENSTPAPSEGSFLLDARSVAEYNGNAGATVGPSNFSCTGSPCYATYEGHINGAINIPYANFIDANKEFLSKADLVNLLQTNGYQQGQTIITYCRTNVRSSITGFATLAILGYPTRFYDGSWVEWGSLAYDSTGAWSNLSGNSPWRTDISTVTSPSPILYNVGRSGITSANVSSLSSYFSPAMIYAKGANAIIDADKKFLAGSASSGGGGGSSGGGGGGGGNPCGG, encoded by the coding sequence ATGAAAGGTTTCAGATTATCTAAAATAGGAGTCGGGTTCTTGGCGGCGATTTTTGTTCTGCAATGCGCGAACGCTCCCGAATACATAACATTGTCGGAGAAGCTTACGTTACCGAGTCCCCCTGTCGTCGTATTCGGTTTGGAATCATTAACGAATGTTTCGAACAACGATTATAATGAAAATACGTTCGGGTTAATTACTGCTTCTACCTTAGAAGCTTGGCGCTCAAATTGGTACGCCAATCGTCCCGGCGGCATCTCAGGTAATTTAGTGGTCTTTCAGGTGACTAGCGGGGCGCTTTCCGGCGCTTTTTTACGCCCGACTACAGGCGTGAAGGTATACGGATTACCTACTTCATCGTCCGATTATACTTTCTTCGGACAAACGCGATTTAATGGAGTAATTGAGACAGAGACGATAGTCCCGGAGGGGGCAAATATCGATGCTTTTCTAAAATTCTTCGGAGTTGATCCGGCTGTCGACCTTATCGTTTTTGCTCAGGATTCCCCTTCGGATAGCAACCTGATGTCTACTCTGCGTTCCTGGTATACTCTCTATTATTGGGGAGTGGAGAAGTCGCATTTGGCAGTTTTAAACGGTTCGATTTCATCCAAGATTTCGGCAAGTATTCTCACGGGTGGTTCTATATACACGACACCCGCAAGCGCCGGTGCTGGAAAAATCGGGAATCTATTGCGGGATCAAACAATCGTTCAAGCGACTCTTGCCGATGTATTCAACGTCGTTAAGAATATTACTGTTTCTACATATGAAAACTCGACTCCCGCTCCGAGCGAAGGAAGTTTTCTTTTGGATGCCCGTTCGGTTGCAGAATACAATGGGAATGCAGGGGCCACTGTTGGGCCATCAAACTTCAGTTGCACGGGTTCTCCTTGTTATGCGACTTACGAAGGACACATTAACGGGGCGATAAATATTCCTTATGCGAACTTTATCGACGCAAACAAGGAATTTTTATCTAAGGCTGATTTAGTTAACCTATTACAAACCAACGGGTACCAGCAAGGACAAACCATTATAACATATTGTCGAACTAATGTGCGTTCCTCCATTACCGGATTCGCTACTCTTGCCATACTAGGATATCCCACTCGATTTTACGACGGATCTTGGGTGGAATGGGGATCTCTCGCTTATGATTCTACCGGGGCTTGGTCGAATTTGAGCGGAAATTCTCCTTGGAGAACTGATATTTCCACTGTGACTTCACCATCTCCGATACTATATAATGTTGGGAGGAGTGGAATTACTTCCGCTAACGTCTCCAGTCTTAGTAGCTATTTTTCACCTGCAATGATTTATGCAAAAGGTGCCAACGCGATCATCGATGCGGATAAGAAATTTTTGGCGGGATCCGCATCCTCCGGAGGCGGTGGAGGCTCTTCCGGCGGTGGAGGTGGGGGCGGAGGCAACCCTTGCGGAGGATAA
- a CDS encoding multiheme c-type cytochrome, with amino-acid sequence MRRINLLFLSVAVFATCLFLIVCRGEEFYQRHWVFPLESQGSLSFEADSATCGSCHPKQFGSWKATLHSRAVGPGFLWQLPRIGKHGSENCWNCHSPNPETKSAWLVRLGWDAPKHGAWKSGTEGQGIQCAACHLRQGKIYGPPSAGTSASIFEKSNMFHGKFEERKEFDQSEFCKPCHQSPEKGRKIRDKPLMDVYGQWARSSFGEKGTACQSCHMPGREHLWKGISDKETVLRGVKTELKVLPEGLGVRILAELKNEFIGHEFPAYSVPKVYLEIWSESEDGKAKKLSDYSIGWMLDLELENEIFDTRLKPGESARLETILSEPEWSRIKRIYFKVVVDPKEYYKRMFSDNWKAKDSFAEATKPWVLPNLKKALEEAESSKYELSVLEWRK; translated from the coding sequence TTGCGGAGGATAAACCTCCTATTTCTTTCGGTCGCGGTTTTCGCGACCTGCCTCTTCCTAATCGTCTGCCGGGGAGAGGAATTTTACCAACGGCATTGGGTATTCCCCCTCGAATCCCAAGGCTCGCTTTCTTTCGAAGCGGATTCGGCAACTTGTGGAAGCTGCCATCCCAAACAATTCGGTTCTTGGAAAGCGACTCTTCACTCCCGGGCCGTAGGCCCGGGCTTTCTTTGGCAATTACCTCGAATAGGCAAGCACGGGTCGGAGAATTGTTGGAACTGTCATAGCCCGAACCCCGAAACGAAATCCGCATGGCTTGTTCGATTGGGTTGGGATGCCCCTAAACACGGTGCGTGGAAATCCGGAACGGAAGGGCAGGGCATCCAATGCGCCGCTTGCCATTTGAGACAGGGAAAAATCTACGGACCTCCGTCTGCGGGAACTTCGGCCAGCATATTCGAAAAATCGAATATGTTTCACGGAAAGTTCGAGGAAAGGAAGGAATTCGACCAGTCAGAATTCTGCAAGCCTTGTCATCAATCCCCGGAAAAAGGAAGAAAGATACGAGATAAACCTCTCATGGACGTATACGGCCAATGGGCTCGTTCTTCTTTCGGGGAGAAGGGGACTGCCTGTCAATCCTGCCATATGCCCGGTAGGGAACATCTTTGGAAGGGGATCTCGGATAAGGAGACGGTTCTAAGAGGAGTGAAGACCGAGTTGAAGGTTCTTCCCGAAGGCCTAGGAGTTAGAATTCTTGCGGAATTGAAGAACGAATTCATAGGCCACGAATTTCCTGCTTATTCAGTTCCGAAAGTATACCTGGAAATTTGGTCGGAGTCCGAGGATGGAAAAGCGAAAAAACTGAGCGACTATTCGATAGGTTGGATGTTGGATTTGGAATTAGAGAATGAAATTTTCGATACCAGACTGAAGCCCGGAGAATCAGCGAGACTGGAGACGATCCTCTCCGAACCCGAATGGAGTCGGATCAAGAGAATTTATTTTAAAGTGGTAGTGGATCCGAAAGAATATTATAAAAGAATGTTTTCGGATAACTGGAAGGCTAAAGATAGTTTTGCGGAAGCAACCAAGCCTTGGGTTCTCCCGAATTTGAAAAAGGCATTGGAAGAAGCGGAAAGTTCGAAATACGAACTTTCGGTCTTGGAATGGAGAAAATAG
- a CDS encoding PaaI family thioesterase, translated as MKSTVRENLSFGSSPDNPDGLQLKITFDEDTKTAYGDYTVPEKFQGSPDVIHPGIIATILDEIMAKINEAMNFKTTTGELTIRFLQPAQVNQPLHLRGWFVKKNKKVIENRAEIENEIGKIVARGKGKYIELDS; from the coding sequence ATGAAATCTACGGTTCGGGAAAACCTGAGCTTCGGGTCTAGTCCTGATAATCCGGACGGTCTTCAGTTAAAGATCACCTTTGACGAGGACACAAAGACCGCTTACGGAGATTACACTGTCCCGGAAAAGTTTCAAGGGTCGCCGGACGTCATTCATCCCGGTATCATTGCGACTATTTTGGACGAAATCATGGCTAAGATCAACGAGGCTATGAATTTCAAAACGACAACCGGCGAGCTTACGATTCGCTTTTTACAACCTGCGCAAGTCAATCAACCCTTGCATCTTCGCGGATGGTTCGTAAAGAAAAATAAAAAAGTAATCGAAAACCGCGCGGAAATCGAAAACGAGATCGGTAAAATCGTTGCCCGAGGAAAGGGCAAATACATCGAACTCGATTCCTGA
- a CDS encoding lipoprotein codes for MKRILVLFTLCASIALSVGCSSTPVIIPAQPAPAKVEKDQRLSTFPVYAEACGFQLLLFIPINVNTRQASAFQKIQFQAYGGTLSDIRMEESWFYGLVGTGYCTKFSALVTRAQ; via the coding sequence ATGAAAAGAATTTTAGTATTATTCACCCTTTGCGCGTCTATCGCTCTTAGCGTAGGCTGTAGCTCCACTCCGGTAATCATCCCGGCTCAACCAGCACCTGCAAAAGTGGAAAAAGATCAAAGATTGTCCACCTTTCCCGTATATGCCGAGGCTTGCGGTTTCCAGCTTCTTTTGTTCATTCCGATCAATGTGAACACTAGACAAGCAAGCGCCTTCCAAAAAATCCAATTCCAAGCTTATGGCGGAACCTTATCCGACATCAGAATGGAAGAATCCTGGTTCTACGGACTCGTCGGAACTGGATACTGCACCAAGTTCAGCGCCCTCGTAACAAGAGCGCAATAA